The genome window ATATAACATCCCTTGTTTAACAAAGATTCATGTGGTCCCCGGAGTCTCTCATATGCCTGGAAGCTTTCCCTGCACCAGACAAGGAAACAGCTGCATACATAATATGCCTCCGGCCTCCATGTAGCTTGTCCCTGTGGCTTGGGGAAGAAAACCGGTGAGACTCAATTAAATCAGTGACAGATGCCGTTCTGAATTCCAAAATATCACTTTGGTTCTTATTTCTTATTATACTGCTCTCACTATGACAATTCAGCATTCACATGTTCCTACCCTTTATGATGTCTCAAATTTATCCCAGTGGCCTTGCTGACGAGGCATTGCCACAGGCTGAGAAGACATAATCCACAGAGAAGCCAGAAAAGAATAGACTTGGATGTAACCCCTCTGTAATCACCAACGCTGGTGATAACAAACTGGTTATTGcaacatgatttttttaaattttattttaagtatTTGAAATAACATGAATTTTTAATCTAACTGTAGAACTGATGTACATAACAAGTTACTTTACATCACTGACTATAAGTTTTTATGCTGTCAGCTGTATTTGAAACACTCATTTGGTAAGTGAGATTTGGGGGAAGAGCCCTAAAAAAATTCCTACAACTTGAACTTGGTGCTTCTGTGAATTGCTGCAGCTGTCTGTGGGTGCCCATGCTCTAATGCAGTCTGCACATAGATAGTATAAaacattcaattcagttttatttatatagtgtcgaatcacaacaacattcgtctcaaggtgttttatactgtatggtaaagaccctacagtaacaATCAAATGCTCCCTGTGagtaagcacttggcaacagcggaaaggaaaaactcccttttaacaagaagaaacctcagGCACAACCAGGATCAGGGAGGGACAGTCTCCTGTTGCAGCTGGTTGGCAGTGAGAGGAGGAAGAcgcactgtggaagagagccagagatgaaaaTCGCTGTTCCTATGTCAATAGCAGCAGCGATGTCATCTATTGGTTTGTGGCGTCCGATTATGAAACCTCAGGGAGGACACTGGATGCTTACAGGATAAATGGGCACACCTGCATTCAGTACAGTCTGAAACTACCACTTGAGCCTACAAACTCCAgcggagtcgccccctgctgccCGTTAAACATAATGCAGGTTTAAGATACTTCTGAACTGGCTCTACTTTTTCAGACACACAAGCAACGTGCATCTTACGTTGTCTACTGGTCTGCAGTAGTGTTTAGATTTGTGTCAGATGACCAACAACCACTTCCCTACTCAGTGGTTTTACTCTTGTGGCTGTCCGGTTCGTGCCCAATCTGTGCGCTGTCTCTTTAAGAAGGAGGGCGTGACTTGGAATGATTGACTTAACCAATGACTGTTGAAAACAAAGAGATCACGTTTCTTCTTCTGCATCGAAAAAATTaatctggaaagaaaaaaaaaggaaagaagtaGGGAACTCCTCACCTCCTCGTCACTTTACCAAGAAACTTAAAATGGCGCAGCAGTTTGTCCAGGCGAAAATTAAAGGCGACAAAGTGGTGGTGTTTCTGAAACCCACCTGTCCTTACTGTACCATGGCTCAAGAGGTTTTGGAGAAATACAAGTTCAAGCCGGGACATTATGAGTGCGTTGATATAAGCAACCACAGCGAAATGGACAGTATGCAGGACTACTTCCTGGAACTTACTGGAGCCCGTACGGTAAGCTTACAGCCTCTCCGTCTCAAGCAGGGCGAGAGCTTTActttaatacacacacacataaattcaGTGTTAATATCGTTGTATCTTCAGGGCACTGACACAAAATTTAAAGAACACTTCTACGTATTTGTGGGAAATGAAACGTAAGCATCGTGGCCTTAAAGCATCCGGTATTAAATGGAAAATAAAGCAGATACAGATTTTCCATATAGGATTAAGGTAGATAAAATGTCCAGTGAGTGCAGGAAATGTTCCTCAGCGATTTTGGTCCATTTTGAAATGATGACATTACACAGTAGCTGACATGACATGGCACATTTTtttctgctggaagcagccaacAGATGATGGTACATTGTGGTCATTTAGAGACTCTTCAGACCAGGCAACGTTTTTCCAAACATCTGTTTTGGGCTGTCAGGCTTGTAGCCTCATTTTCCTGTCAGGAGTGACCAAGTgtgctcttctgctgctgcagcctgCCTGCTTTCAAGGTTCAACATGTTGTGCGTTAAGAGATGCATACTTCTAACAAGTTACTGTTACCTTCCTACTAGTCACtgaacattttctctttttcaaaccATTTTTTATAAACCCTACAGATGGTTGTtcaggaaaatcccagtagatcagacCCTAAGTAAGAATGCCCATTTGATAATCTGGAAATCACCATTATTACATGAATCACAATTTCAAGAAGGAACTTCACCTCCTGATTATGAcattcttcaaatccaacacaCGCCAGCTACTACAGTTTTTTGTCCTTAAAGTattattttgatttgatttgatttgatatacctttattattTGGATCTGTTCTGCTTTTTTattatctctgtgtttgtttatgcaAAAAGCAAATGTACTGTGGTAGAAGTAACTACTCGAGAAGTGTTCTAGCATATGATTGGTGGCAGTAACACGAGGGAGTATGTAATGAGacaaacaggagaaagaagtCTGGGGTTGGGTCCCTTCGGGGAAGTTCTGACTGTCACAAGCTTCATAGTCACCCGACTTCACCCCCATCTCTCACTTAAACTGAGAAAATCAAGCGTTTGTAACATGAGAGAAGCTCCCTGTGCTGATTTTGATTGTGACGAGATAAAATGCGTTATCAGATTTTGCTGCTCATGCATGCTGCCTTTGATGCAGAAGCCGTGGCAGACCAACAGTACCACAGATATTCCGATATTCATGCACATGTTTCACAGATCACTGACCCTGTGCATGAAGCTGAAAGGgaatttcttcctttttttcttgtatTGGTTCA of Maylandia zebra isolate NMK-2024a linkage group LG5, Mzebra_GT3a, whole genome shotgun sequence contains these proteins:
- the glrx gene encoding glutaredoxin-1; the encoded protein is MAQQFVQAKIKGDKVVVFLKPTCPYCTMAQEVLEKYKFKPGHYECVDISNHSEMDSMQDYFLELTGARTVPRVFIGEECIGGGSDVAALQRSGKLEGKLKSIGALQ